One Pseudomonas lalucatii genomic window carries:
- the apbC gene encoding iron-sulfur cluster carrier protein ApbC has protein sequence MSVVTRQAVEATLRQYTDPHLNQDPVSAGCLREVDIQGGQVRVRLELGYAAGLFKGGWAQTLQMALENLEGVDSAEVQVDCRIEAHKGQEQVPALANVKNIIAVASGKGGVGKSTTAANLALALAREGARVGILDADIYGPSQGIMFGVADGTRPEVREQKWFVPLEAHGVQVMSMAFLTDENTPVVWRGPMVSGALIQLITQTAWDNLDYLVVDMPPGTGDIQLTLAQKVPVAGAVIVTTPQDLALLDAKKGVEMFRKVHIPVLGVVENMAVHICSNCGHAEHLFGEGGGEKLAAQFGVDLLASMPLSMAIRLQSDGGKPTTIADPQSQIAMLYQAMARSVGARIAQTVQPATPSIKVSDD, from the coding sequence ATGAGCGTCGTGACCCGTCAGGCGGTGGAAGCCACCCTGCGTCAATACACAGATCCCCACCTCAATCAGGACCCGGTCAGCGCCGGCTGCCTGCGCGAGGTGGATATCCAGGGCGGCCAGGTGCGCGTGCGCCTGGAGCTGGGCTACGCCGCCGGGCTGTTCAAGGGCGGCTGGGCGCAGACGCTGCAGATGGCCCTGGAGAATCTCGAGGGCGTCGACTCTGCCGAGGTGCAGGTCGACTGCCGGATCGAGGCGCACAAGGGCCAGGAGCAGGTGCCGGCCCTGGCCAATGTGAAGAACATCATCGCGGTAGCCTCGGGCAAGGGTGGGGTGGGCAAGTCGACCACCGCCGCCAACCTGGCCCTGGCCCTGGCCCGCGAGGGCGCCCGGGTCGGCATCCTCGATGCGGACATCTACGGGCCGAGTCAGGGCATCATGTTCGGTGTCGCCGACGGCACCCGGCCCGAGGTCAGGGAGCAGAAGTGGTTCGTGCCGCTCGAGGCCCATGGCGTGCAGGTGATGTCCATGGCCTTCCTCACCGACGAGAACACCCCGGTGGTGTGGCGCGGGCCGATGGTCTCCGGTGCGCTGATCCAGCTGATCACCCAGACCGCCTGGGACAATCTGGACTATCTGGTGGTGGACATGCCGCCGGGCACCGGCGACATCCAGCTGACCCTGGCGCAGAAGGTGCCGGTGGCCGGCGCGGTGATCGTCACCACCCCCCAGGACCTGGCCCTGCTGGACGCCAAGAAGGGCGTGGAGATGTTCCGCAAGGTGCATATCCCGGTGCTCGGCGTGGTGGAGAACATGGCCGTGCACATCTGCTCCAACTGCGGCCATGCCGAGCACCTGTTCGGCGAGGGCGGCGGCGAGAAGCTGGCCGCGCAGTTCGGCGTCGACCTGCTGGCCTCCATGCCGCTGTCGATGGCCATCCGCCTGCAGTCCGATGGCGGCAAGCCGACCACCATCGCCGACCCGCAGAGCCAGATCGCCATGCTCTACCAGGCCATGGCCCGCAGTGTCGGTGCGCGTATCGCCCAGACCGTGCAGCCGGCGACGCCGAGCATCAAGGTCAGCGACGACTGA
- the metG gene encoding methionine--tRNA ligase produces MSEARKILVTSALPYANGSIHLGHMLEYIQTDMWVRFQKLRGNQCIYVCADDAHGSAIMLRAEKQGISAEQLIAEVQAEHTADFADFLVDFDNYHSTHSEENRELSAAIYLKLRDAGHIATRSVTQYFDPEKGMFLADRFIKGSCPKCAAEDQYGDNCEKCGATYEPTELKNPRSAISGAVPELRDSKHFFFKLPDFQAMLQQWTRSGTLQDAVANKIAEWLDAGLQEWDISRDAPYFGFEIPDEPGKYFYVWLDAPIGYMASFKNLCARRPELDFDAYWNKGSTAELYHFIGKDIVNFHALFWPAMLEGAGLRTPSAINVHGYLTVNGQKMSKSRGTFIKARTYLDHLNPEYLRYYYAAKLGRGVDDLDLNLEDFVQKVNSDLVGKVVNIASRCAGFIHKGNDGLLVAGNIAPELTDAFSAATPSIAEAYEARDFARAMREIMALADRANAWIADKAPWALNKQDGKQAEVQAICALGINLFRQLVILLKPVLPKLAADAEAFLNIAPLTWDDHQYLLADHQLNPFSALLTRIEPAKIDAMIEASKEDLAAEASKPAGNGELSKEPLAAEIAFDTFAAVDLRIALIEKAEFVEGADKLLRLSLDIGDAKRNVFSGIKSAYPDPSALEGRLTLYVANLAARKMKFGVSEGMVLAAGPGGEEIYLLSPDSGAKPGQRVK; encoded by the coding sequence ATGTCCGAAGCCCGCAAGATTCTCGTCACCAGCGCCCTGCCCTATGCCAACGGCTCGATCCACCTCGGCCACATGCTCGAGTACATCCAGACCGACATGTGGGTGCGCTTCCAGAAACTGCGCGGCAACCAGTGCATCTACGTCTGCGCCGACGACGCCCACGGCTCGGCCATCATGCTGCGCGCCGAGAAGCAGGGCATCAGCGCCGAACAGCTGATCGCCGAGGTGCAGGCCGAGCACACCGCCGACTTCGCCGACTTCCTGGTGGACTTCGACAACTACCACTCCACCCATTCCGAGGAGAACCGCGAGCTGTCGGCGGCCATCTACCTGAAACTGCGCGACGCCGGGCATATCGCCACCCGCTCGGTGACCCAGTACTTCGACCCGGAAAAGGGCATGTTCCTCGCCGACCGCTTCATCAAGGGCAGCTGCCCCAAGTGTGCGGCCGAGGACCAGTACGGCGACAACTGCGAGAAGTGCGGCGCCACCTACGAACCGACCGAGCTGAAGAACCCGCGCTCGGCCATCTCCGGCGCCGTGCCGGAGCTGCGCGACTCCAAGCACTTCTTCTTCAAGCTGCCGGACTTCCAGGCCATGCTCCAGCAGTGGACCCGCAGCGGCACCCTGCAGGACGCGGTGGCCAACAAGATCGCCGAATGGCTGGATGCCGGCCTGCAGGAATGGGACATCAGCCGCGACGCGCCCTACTTCGGCTTCGAGATCCCCGACGAGCCGGGCAAGTACTTCTACGTCTGGCTGGACGCGCCGATCGGCTACATGGCCAGCTTCAAGAACCTCTGCGCGCGGCGCCCGGAGCTGGACTTCGATGCTTACTGGAACAAGGGCTCGACGGCTGAGCTGTACCACTTCATCGGCAAGGACATCGTCAACTTCCACGCCCTGTTCTGGCCGGCCATGCTCGAGGGCGCCGGCCTGCGTACGCCCAGCGCGATCAACGTGCACGGCTACCTGACCGTCAACGGGCAGAAGATGTCCAAGTCGCGCGGCACCTTCATCAAGGCGCGCACCTACCTGGACCACCTCAATCCCGAATACCTGCGCTACTACTACGCGGCCAAGCTGGGCCGCGGCGTCGATGACCTCGACCTGAACCTCGAGGACTTCGTGCAGAAGGTCAACTCCGACCTGGTCGGCAAGGTGGTGAACATCGCCAGCCGCTGCGCCGGCTTCATCCACAAGGGCAACGACGGCCTGCTGGTGGCCGGCAATATCGCCCCCGAGCTGACCGACGCCTTCAGCGCCGCCACGCCGTCGATCGCCGAGGCCTACGAGGCCCGCGATTTCGCCCGCGCCATGCGCGAGATCATGGCCCTGGCCGACCGCGCCAACGCCTGGATCGCCGACAAGGCACCCTGGGCGCTGAACAAGCAGGACGGCAAGCAGGCCGAGGTCCAGGCCATCTGCGCCCTGGGCATCAACCTGTTCCGCCAGCTGGTGATCCTCCTCAAGCCGGTGCTGCCGAAGCTGGCCGCCGACGCCGAGGCGTTCCTCAACATCGCGCCGCTGACCTGGGACGACCACCAGTACCTGCTCGCCGATCATCAGCTGAACCCGTTCAGCGCCCTGCTGACCCGCATCGAGCCGGCGAAGATCGACGCCATGATCGAGGCCTCCAAGGAAGACCTGGCCGCCGAGGCCAGCAAGCCGGCCGGCAACGGCGAACTGAGCAAGGAGCCCCTGGCCGCGGAGATCGCCTTCGACACCTTCGCCGCCGTCGACCTGCGCATCGCCCTGATCGAGAAGGCCGAGTTCGTCGAGGGTGCCGACAAGCTGCTGCGCCTGTCCCTGGACATCGGCGACGCCAAGCGCAACGTGTTCTCCGGGATCAAGAGCGCCTACCCGGACCCGAGTGCGCTGGAAGGCCGCCTGACCCTGTACGTGGCCAACCTGGCCGCGCGCAAGATGAAGTTCGGCGTCAGCGAAGGCATGGTGCTGGCCGCCGGCCCGGGCGGCGAGGAAATCTACCTGCTCAGCCCCGACAGCGGCGCCAAGCCGGGCCAGCGAGTCAAGTAG
- the rsxA gene encoding electron transport complex subunit RsxA translates to MTELALIMVSAILVNNFVLVQFLGLCPFMGVSKKIETAIGLSLATTFVLTLAAMCSYLVQQYVLKPLDLEFLRTISFILVIAVTVQFTEMVVNKTSPLLYRVLGIFLPLITTNCIVLGVALLNANKAEFTFISATANGFAAGLGFSLVLVLFAAMRERIAIADVPKAFQGAAIGMVTAGLMSLAFMGFTGLIKL, encoded by the coding sequence ATGACCGAACTCGCCCTGATCATGGTAAGCGCCATCCTGGTCAACAACTTCGTCCTGGTGCAGTTCCTCGGCCTGTGTCCGTTCATGGGCGTGTCGAAGAAGATCGAGACGGCCATCGGCCTGTCCCTGGCCACCACCTTCGTCCTGACCCTGGCCGCCATGTGCAGCTACCTGGTCCAGCAGTACGTGCTCAAGCCCCTGGACCTGGAGTTCCTGCGCACCATCAGCTTCATCCTGGTGATCGCCGTGACCGTGCAGTTCACCGAGATGGTGGTGAACAAGACCAGCCCGCTGCTGTACCGCGTGCTGGGCATCTTCCTGCCGCTGATCACCACCAACTGCATCGTCCTGGGCGTGGCCCTGCTCAACGCCAACAAGGCCGAGTTCACCTTCATCAGCGCCACCGCCAACGGCTTCGCCGCCGGCCTGGGTTTCTCCCTGGTGCTGGTGCTGTTCGCCGCCATGCGCGAACGCATCGCCATCGCCGACGTGCCCAAGGCCTTCCAGGGTGCGGCCATCGGCATGGTCACCGCCGGGCTGATGTCCCTGGCGTTCATGGGCTTCACCGGGTTGATCAAGCTATGA
- the rsxB gene encoding electron transport complex subunit RsxB, whose translation MTLVLSAVLALLSLCLVCGAILGYAAVRFRVEGNPIAEQINALLPQTQCGQCGYPGCKPYAEAIAGGDKINKCPPGGEATIAALADLLDVEAEPLDAVEGEKPQMVAYIREAECIGCTKCIQACPVDAIVGAAKQMHTVIASECTGCDLCVEPCPVDCIDMLEVGGTPQNWKWQLPLPPGQLIATDRGQAA comes from the coding sequence ATGACTCTGGTACTCAGCGCGGTGCTGGCCCTGCTCAGCCTGTGCCTGGTGTGCGGCGCCATCCTCGGCTACGCCGCGGTGCGCTTTCGCGTCGAGGGCAACCCGATCGCCGAGCAGATCAACGCCCTGCTGCCGCAGACCCAGTGCGGCCAGTGCGGCTACCCCGGTTGCAAGCCCTATGCCGAGGCGATCGCCGGCGGCGACAAGATCAACAAGTGCCCGCCCGGCGGCGAGGCCACCATCGCCGCCCTGGCCGACCTGCTCGACGTCGAGGCCGAGCCGCTGGACGCGGTGGAAGGCGAGAAGCCGCAGATGGTCGCCTACATCCGCGAGGCCGAGTGCATCGGCTGTACCAAGTGCATCCAGGCCTGCCCGGTGGACGCCATAGTCGGCGCGGCCAAGCAGATGCACACGGTGATCGCCAGCGAGTGCACCGGCTGCGACCTGTGCGTCGAGCCCTGTCCGGTGGACTGCATCGACATGCTGGAAGTCGGCGGTACGCCGCAGAACTGGAAGTGGCAGCTGCCGCTGCCGCCTGGCCAGCTGATCGCCACTGACCGGGGGCAGGCCGCATGA